aagtttcaaatcctacaaatcAAACTTACATATACGGACCGGGCATTCCTCCCAATGCATTGAAACACAGGCAAGTATCTTCAACAATAACTGGACCTTTTACCTTGTGGGAAAGACGGACAAAAAGACAATCAGAACGGCAATGACTAAAAACATTTGAGAGATCGTGGCCAAATAAATAGTACCAATAGGCCCTAtgccatttatgggattcataagaaaaaaatgttgtgtaACAAAACACGTTGCATACTCACATGTTTGACAGCTTCTTTGCATTTTGCTACAGATATGTCGTCAGGTTCACCCTGAAATTCAGGAACTGCAAGAAgaattaaataaacatttgaTGAGGATGAAGTGTGAGTTGGTGACTACTCAATCAAAGAAAATTTTACTTTAATAAAGATGAAATCTGGACATGAAAAGGAAAACTTACGATCTATACTCCTTGAAGTCACATTGAACTTGTCACCAAGAATGGCGATGACCTGGAAATGTcaccataaaaaaaaaggtatttataatcGCAGAACATTGACATGACAAAGATTGAAATCAGTGGATTTAAATGCATAATTTTTTGTGTTACATTGCTAGAAGCTATGCTCTACACCCATGATTTTAGTCTGCTCCATTATTTGCGGAATTAactattttgactaattagtaaTTAATAACATGGAGGCATAAATTAATAGTAAACAACTTCCCAACTTCGCAACTACAACCATTTTATTGGCAAAGTCCGaagcataatattaataatttagaGCAAGGAACTGTACCTTCATTTACAATTTCTGAACAATGAGACTGGAAGTGAAGGACTGAAGACGGAAGTAAACATTAAACAAACTTAACATTTGTAAGTAACAATTCACTTTATTTCATTCTCCACTTACCTCTTCGAGTTTCTTTGCGTTTCCTGTCACAAATACGAGATCTAAAACTGCCTTAGCTTTCTTAGGTGACGATACAGCCATTTTTAGACAACTTGTGTACAGCATGCAGACCACGAGCACAACAACTTGTTGGTACATAAATTGAAGCATACGACGCTCTATTCCCGCAACTCAATTTGACCTTTCAACTCTGGGACAAGGCCGAAAATTAATAAACTTCCTCTAGTCCGCTTGACTAGaaagttccccccccccccccccccgtggtaaaataaaaccatttggctcaaaaaaattacattttttcttGATGTTgtagattcttttttttttttatagtttatgGACAAATGCTgtaatttgtttatctttttatttatacattcataattattaacaataatttgcCACAAATGAAGGGTGCAATGGTCACGTGGACTAGTACAAGTTTGTTAGACAGGGGCCTCAAAACTTGTCTAAATTCTAGACTTATTACAACACGTGTGAATACTGTAC
This sequence is a window from Asterias rubens chromosome 19, eAstRub1.3, whole genome shotgun sequence. Protein-coding genes within it:
- the LOC117302969 gene encoding inosine triphosphate pyrophosphatase-like; the protein is MLQFMYQQVVVLVVCMLYTSCLKMAVSSPKKAKAVLDLVFVTGNAKKLEEVIAILGDKFNVTSRSIDLPEFQGEPDDISVAKCKEAVKHVKGPVIVEDTCLCFNALGGMPGPYIKWFLSKLGPSGLHRLLTDWTDKSAYALCTFAYSSGNLEDPVQLFRGKTPGLIVSPRGPTSFGWDPCFQPDGFTQTYAEMESSTKNSISHRGKALQALAEHFIKT